TACATTGAAGATTGTCGTCACTCATGacatttgttttgcttatttCAGCAGCCATTTTTAACATGATCACCTTCTCTGTGGGtcaaatattgtaattaataaaatctattttgaaGATGGCTCAAAATTGTTAAACTCCAAACGATACGGTCACATTCGTATGTATTTTCGACATATTCTTGAAATCGCTGGGAAATGTGACTCCCAAACTGTCATTACTTTTAAAaggattacaaaatttataaaattctatATATTACAATGTAACAAAGTGGTTGGTACTTACAAAGTATGTACAGTTTTTTTAAGGTTCAACAAAATCTTATCCctaaattatgaaataaaaaataaatcattctAGGAAAGGGCATCTTTTGTTGTGCATGCCAATCAAATGGAGTACTTAAgaagatattttaaattaagactTGAAAATGTGATATTTCTTAAAACCGTGATATTGCAGATACCACAATGTTTCTATAGATTGATCTACTTGAAACTTAGCAGGGACTACAAACAATGAAGCGACAGTGGACATGGGCATGAGTCTAGGTGTTCGCTGGTAATTCCATTTCTGTCCCGGAACTGTGATGCCATCTCCTTCTTTTTCGTGCAAACAGCACCTAAACTGTGGTCTGCACATTCTGCACGGCCTTGGAGAGCTCCACCTTGGAAGGTATCAGGTAAAATGCCGGGGTCATCGTCTCCCCGCAAGGACACTTGCAGGCTAAAAGAAAAGAAGACACCAATTTGGGTTTAGTAATCTCATAGTCATCATCATTTAGTGTGCCTTCCGGCGAAGCCCAACCGACCGTTGATCCAGCTAAAATTTCCCAGTTTCTGCTCGCACTTGGGACAGTACAGGCGGCCCTGGGTGTTCAGCATGATGCGGTGCATCCAGGCAATGGGCTCCACAAACAATATGCTGCGGCAATGGTTGGGGGTGCCCTCATGGTTGGGCGAACCCAATGACGACTGCCGGATGCGCTCGGCCAGCTGCTCCAGCATGCGAGGACCACCTGCACTGGGCTGCTCAGGTCCTTCCTCCTTGGTGGGCTTGGCCTTAAGCTGGGGTTGGGGCTGGGgctccacctccaccaccTCCTGCGATGGTGGCCTGTCGCGCGGTTTGTGCTCCAGCACATGGGATTTGGAGGCCAGGACGCGGCGACACCGACGACAGCGGAAGACAATGGGCTCCGGGTTCTCGCGCGTGATGTCCGGATCTGGGCGGACCACATTGTGGAAGCTCTGCGGCAGGATCTTGGCCTTGCGCATCTGCTCGCCGGCCAAGCGGAGGCGGTGGATCTTGTAGCGCTGGCAGCTCGGATCGATCTTGCAGCCCATGCGCCGGAAGAGCTTCAGTTGGCTGACGAATCCGGCGTTAGGCTGGACGAAGCGGCGCTTGGACTTGACAGTTCGTAGGCGGGCAGGAAGTCCAGGTTGTGGCGCTTCATCATGTAGGCGATGACCGTGGAGGAGCTGCGACTGACGCCAAAGTAGCTGGTGGATGGCGGGGGAAACTTAAGGAGCCGGGGGGCGACTAAGCTAAGCCACATGCTCACCAGTGCACCAGGACATTGCCCTGCTGGGCCAACGCGGCGCTGATGAAGTCCACACAGCCCTCCAGATGCTGCAGGATGTCCTCGCGCGGCATGTCGGCAACTGCAGGCAGGGATGCATTGGATTAACACACAGACACCCCAGTGGGACACCCCATTGGGCTATTCCAAGGAGCTACCTACTCTGTATGTACTTGGTGGTAAGAAAGCTGGCCTCCAGGATGTGCTGCGGCAGGGGCACCGAGTCCAGCGTCAGGATGTGGGTGATCTTGAAGGAGCGCAGCGTCTCCATGTGTGTGGCGGCCGTAAGGTTGCCTGCGGAGGAGAGGGTGCAAATCCTTGAAACTTGAGaagaggaggtggaggaggagcgTTCCAAGGTCGCTTACCCAAAAACAGTCCTGTGTCCACTTCGTCGATGCTCACGGGTCCGCCGTCGAAGTCGTCGCGCGTGAGGAGCCCAGAGTCCTGGGGCTTGCCGACCCCGCCCCCTGTGGAGGCTGAGGAGGATCTCGCCTGCGGCCGAGACTGCTCCATGACTGCTCCCTCGGGCAACAGATATACCAGCAGCTGGAAGGAGCAAACGTGGGCGTGCTAGTGTGACCGTAGTGGCAGCGGCAAGGAAGCTCTGATTTCAATGCAGACAGGGTCACACTTGTCGTCCTTTCCAGATTACTTTGGTTGCATGTGCCTTTCTACAGCGGGATTCGTTCCATTCAAATGGAAATATTCCCAGAGTTCTTTCTGTACCCTTGCCAAAAGCTTTGTCTTTCGGCGGGAAAATGGTGTGTACCCAGCTGAATAGCTTCCCAATTATCGATAGCTTCTGTGCTATCGACAGTGGCCCATCTCTATTGCAGACAGTGCCGGTGAGCAAATTGgttaaattgaattgtaaaTATTAGCCTCAAGATGACCACGTTGCGACCCTTTACCTGCGACGACCTCTTCAAATTCAACAATGTGTGAGTATGCTGCGAAGCAAACCTCTTTTCGGGCTCCGTAAATCTTATGCTCTTTGGCTGGTCCACCAGAAACTTTGACCCACTTACGGAAACCTACGGCCTGTCTTTCTACACGCAGTACTTGGCCAAGTGGCCGGAGTACTTCCAACTGGCGGAGTCACCCAGCGGGCACATAATGGGCTACAGTAAGTTCCGCGTTCGTTGCCCCACATAACCATTGATTCCGACTTGGTGGAGGCACTAGATTCAGGACTAGATTCCATTGTTACACCTTTCTAAAGTGTCCACTTTTCCCCTGCAGTCATGGGCAAAGTGGAGGGTCACCTGGACAACTGGCACGGCCACGTTACGGCGCTGACCGTCTCGCCCGACTACCGGCGACTGGGACTGGCCGCACTGCTTATGAGCTTCCTGGAGGACATTTCAGAGAAGTGAGCATGACGAAGAGGATGTGAGGATATGAGGATGTTAACAACCCTTTGCTGCTTTTTCCATTCCCCCAGGAAGCGGGCCTATTTCGTAGATCTTTTCGTGCGGAAGAGCAACCAGGTGGCCATAAACATGTACACCAATCTCGGCTACATTATATACCGCACCATACTCGAGTACTACTCCGGCGACCAGGATGAGGATGCATACGGTACGCCTTTATTTCCACACCCTTGCTGATCTGCTGACCTGCTGACCGCTGACCCTTTTCACCctcttttttttcgttttgcaGACATGAGAAAGGCCTTGTCGAGGGACGTGAACAAGAAGTCGGTCATACCGTACACGCAGCCTGTACGACTGGAAGATATAGATATGAATTGATACGATATCAAACCCAGTAGCGCCCGCAATCGCATTTATGTCTAACTGATCCCGATCCCGAATCCCAACCCGTAACCAAAATTTTGAACGGGGGCGAACGCATCACTTCGCCGCCCACTGATTTCTAGTTAAATTAGATGTGTAAATAATCCGCAGTCATCCCGGTGATAACATGCCGCCATTCTACTCTAACCGGTGTCCTGCTTGCGAACCAAACCCCCCGACATCCCGGCAACATTTACATGCATATCCCGCCCACGAAAGCAAATCTGTAATAGTAATAGTTTGTCTGACCCTCGTTACGAATTTGAGCTCGAACTTTCTAAAATTCTATTGactttgaaattatttaaagatttcttAAGCCGATGCGTAAATAACTGTATTTCAAAGATTGTTCCACAGTTCTGAAGGTAAATAACGTAAGCCACTTGATTACTTCATCAATGTAAATGACAAACAAGTATCTAACGCCATCGATATGATCCCAAATAAGCTCATCCACGACCCGCTAACGATGCCCAATGTTTCTTGCAGATAACAATGCGAGAGCTGCGCAGGCAAATGCGAAACGATCACTAAGTGGGACTATTTGCGGCAGACAAACCCAGAAGTATTTACTCTGTCGACCTGCCGATTTCCAATTACTATTGATTTATGCTACGTAGACACCCCTTTTATCAAactatttcaattaaatcaatgtGCGTATAAAGATTTCTCTGAGTTTGATTCAAAACCTCGGCGTGCCGATGTTTGTATAATCTAGCATTTATAAAAAGATTCTTTCTGTATAAGCTGGttgatttcataaaatataaaatgcatttatttgcTGGACAATTCTGTTCCTGTCGATAGCCGCTTTTGTGGGAACTATAAATCAAAGTCCTCTGATTTTCATAAGAAGCAAAACGATACTGAATCCCTTAAAAAACACTTCACTTTAGCAGTTTGTTTGAGATTTTGTCCTGTTTTTCCGATCGTTCCCTTGGCAGCTATTATATGATCTCgaaatgcaaatataaaaCGTCTATTTTGGTTTACTTTAACCTTCTTTACTTACTGTGTTCGGATCAGGTTTCTGaatgcaatatatttttaattttatgggGAGTTTCAGATGTTCTGAGCTTGTTctgcataaataaacaaatgcatacctacatatatgtatatgaagATGTAGCGAATCCTGCGTGACTTTGCTCTCTTGACAACCAGCGTTTAATCAATACATTGTGCTCCATTATTTTGGCCGTATTGGCGGCACCTGATTAATGGGTGATACTCACTGACTCAGTGAGCAAAAAATGGCCAAGAAGGGAGGAGTGCAGCAGCTCCAGGCGGACATAAGCACCGACGAGGAGTTCGAGAAGTTTCTGCTGCGACCCGGATTGCTGGGTACGTGTACGTGCACGTGCACGTCCCTGATGGGAAGGAGCCGAAGCCACTTTGGGATGATGGCTGCTGGGACCAGCCAGCACTTACATAGCTCGACACTAACCCATGCCAAATTGTACCGATGCAGTGCTCGACATATACTCGGAGTGGTGCGGCTCCTGCCTGGGCATGGTGGGCAGCCTCCGGAAGATCAAGCTCGAACTGGGAGGCGATAACCTGCAGCTGGCCATCGTAAGACTCGGCATAGGGCAGCCCAAGAATATCACTTACATGCGTATTCACCTGTTATACCTATTTTCCGAATCATCAGTGCAAGGCGGGGTCCATCTCCTCCCTTCAGCGGTTCAACAAGAAGAGTGAACCCACCTGGATGTTTGTTACGGTGAGTGTGGCTAAGCCAAAACTACACTGTAAAAAATGGAGTAGTATCGAATTccattttttaacttaaattcaaactaattattaaatcatactattaaatacaatgcataattacgttttatatgttttaaaacaaaatgtagtatttcagatatttaaatcaattccGAAAAGGATGTAGCATTGAAATATTTGAACTATtgtgaaaaaatattagataTCAATTACTTTCTTATGCATTATGACTTCGTTTAAAATGggtaacatttaaataaatatttcagatacTTGAATATTGaacaaatattcaatatttccatatttaaaGTAACTTGTAACTGCAATAGATGCATATCAATGcgaaagatatttaaaatgagtacaatatatatatataaacatatgtatatatttatatattttatgtaatgtttaaagaaaatgattGATGATACGATAATGATATTTCCAATTAGCTGTGAagttgaaaacattttttctgtttttttctgaaaatcgTTCAGGatatagtatttttattttattatattatcaAAATTTGGGCAAGTATTTCTCaactcaaattaattaataaattaacaatcaaATTTGAATACCAAGATAAAAGTTGACTAAACATGTACATAagtacataaaatatttgtttttatttaattttgattttaaacttttataataaaaaaaaaatgtaaactatATTTTGTTGAATTATTTGTATACGTTCAGTtctaatatataatatatagttTAAGGGGGAACGACTCTCTTTCTCTGAACAGAGATAAAAAATGATGTGTAATAATTTACAACGATTTTGATTTGAAACTTTTCGAATAGACAATACGAACAGCAATACAAATtaacaactttaaaaaatcaaaattaaaatgaaataaatataattaagttGAGTGTCAACCATTCGCACTGTTGTTCCAGAACGGCAAGGCAATCAACATCATGTTCGGCACGGACGTGCCCAAGCTGGTGGTCATGATCACCCGGATGCTGCAGTCGACGCTGGCCAAGGAGTCGCACGTGAGCTACGAGATCACCGAGCTGCAGCCGATCGAGCTGGAGCAGCTGGAGGTGCGCAACAAGGCGCTGCGCCTGGCCGAGGAGATCGAGCTGGCGGAGAGCCGGCGGAAGAGGCTGGAGTACCTGCACAGCGTCACCGACTGCATCATGGCCAACCTGCCGGACATCGGGATCACGGTGTTCGGGCCGCAGGTGAACCGCGACATGTTCAAGAAACTCTCCGAGCCGGCCGATCCCCTCAAGATCCAGTGCAAGGACCGCAAGGTCTTTCCCATCACGCCCGGCGACTTCGCCACGGTCAACTTCGCAGCCGAGAATCCCCTTGCGCCGGAGGTCATCGAGCTGCTCCACGACAAGGAGCTGCTCATGTGCTTCTGGAAGGTCGAGGAGGTGCTGGGCACTCCGCCCTCGGTGCTCCGCCAGTACGCCCACGAGCTGACCAAGGAGACCATCAAGCCGCCGGACGAGTTCAACGAGGAGGAGATCACCGTGCCGCCCATAATTGTGCCGCTCGAGGTGAGCGTGGATGTCCCGGAGCCAGGTGAGTGTGGACCACCACCCTGGGTAATGGGTCCTCAGCAGGGACTGCCAGTTAGGATTACTCATGTGCTAAGATCGCCATACGGAAAAGGAGAAACGCCAGGTGGATTCTCTCTGACTGCATACATTGGAAATCCATTTCATGCaagacttttaaatttataatttttataatattatgttAAGATAATAcgtatttttgatttatttaaaaaaagtcgTTACTCAatgattattgttttttaattgttttattttaaaatttacttaacaatggttttttttttttgtttatttaagtaatacttcttttttcaacaaaaaatgaaaaaaagataTTATTTGTCaaaggaaacgaaacaaaaattgtatatgcACAGTTTAACAATAACCGACTACAAGATACCCATTACTCCGCTAACCGTTTTCAAAATCGGGGCTAAGATGGTGGACTtctaaaatacaatttagatTTGGAAGATTTTAGCATAAGTCGATAGTTATTGaccaaataaacatttaaaacttaataactGACGTCTACCATGTCTCAGAGGGACTTTCCGATATGTTTAATTGAAtcccttttatttattgcgaTTAATATTTGGCTTATAGTGTATGGAACTCATTTAAATTGGTTGATTGTATCCATGGTATTTACACGATGGATTTATTTGTTCGTTCTTTGACATTAAATGCATTTGGTTAGAATCCAGTTTCGTAGGAAGGGGACACTCTGTAGATTGGTTCCATATCTTTAATTATATTGGCGTAAATTATACTCTGATTATAATGTTTCCAAATACGGACGAATACTAATAGGATATGATAGCACCGGATCGCCATTATGTGATGGTAATACTGATGTTGCTACCCAACCGGAAACAGGAAACCGGAAACCATTGCAACTGTTCCAGGAGCAGGATTCCTCTCGGCCAAAGGGATTTCCCGTACTTTGTTGGTGAACTTAAGTGGTTCACTTAGTCGCATGACAGCAAGTGCTTTAAACGCCATGGACTGTAAAGTTTTCTTCAAGTATTTCTAAACTAATCAGAAGTTTTCAAAATGGGGAATTCCAATCATTTGTTTTCGTTTCAAGTGTCGCTTACTTCCTTAAAGATAAGAATAATGTTAAATACCGAAACCTATTGGACTAAATATTGAAATGGAATTCatatattacatattttttaaataataagtatttatttatttaattgctgtTGACTATATTTGTGAAAAGAAGTCATGGAACTTTAGAAgctttaaaaagtttgtttttaaatattgtttttattggctGTATCAGCTTtgcaattttgaatttttggtaAGGGTTCaaggcattttaattattataccAATTTACTCGTATAGTGAATAGAATCAGACTATAAAGGtccatttaaataaacaactcTGAAACTTATACACTGTGCTTAGACGGGTGTTAGCGTATAAACTAATATTAATTGCCTCTCTTTTCATAGTtctcttttttaataaatgcgAATTAGTTTTTCATATTTAGTCTGACAGGTTTGGGTAACTAACATTATTCTTATCGTTAAGGGAgtttttgaaaaggaaaaatgttTGGAATTTTCGCGTTGAAAACTTGTGCTAAGAAATACTTGAAGAGAACCTTACAGGCCATGGCATATAAAATACTTGCTCCGTCGGTAGTTCAGACATTGTGATCCAAAGCTAGTGAAGATGTTCGTCCAGAGTTTTCTTCTGCTATTGGCTATAAACTTCCTGTCTGCAGAACGAGTTCCTCGACCGGAGGAAAGGATTATCGGTGggcaaaacattaaaatcgaACAGGCTCCTTGGCAGGTGTCCCTACAAGTGAATGGGCGACATCATTGTGGAGGCTCTATTTACAGCAAGGACATTATCATAACTGCTGCCCACTGCcgttttaatcaaaaaagaCGCCGACTGGAGGCCAAAGATTTCCTAATTCGCGTGGGATCGTCATTGACAAACTCCAAAGGAACCCTTGTCAAAGTGGCCGCCATAAGGTCTCACGAGAGTTTTGACTTCAAAACAAATGGTTTCAGCGACATTGCTATCATGAGATTGAGTGAACCACTTAAGTTCACCAGCAAAGTACAGAGTATCCCTTTGGCCAAGAGGAATCCTGCTCCTGGAACAGTTGCAATGGTTTCCGGCTGGGGAGCAACATCAGTATTACCTTCACACAATGGCTATCCGGTGTTTTCATATCCTATAAATCTTCAAGGCGTATACAATTATATACGAAATTGGAACTATTGCAGTATATTTGTTACTATGTCCAAGAATAATATTTGCGCCGGAACTTATGGACAATCGGCGTGTTCTGGGGACTCTGGTGGACCATTGGTTGTTGACCAAAACTTGTGGGTGTCGTCTCAGGTGCTTTGCCATATTGCATTGGTTTTTCAGTCTATGTAAGTGTGCCTTCGTTTCGATCCTGGATTCTAAATGCCATCGCatctatttaattaaatgtattgaatgtaaaaatatattacaaacaaatatatcttTACGATAGACACATTAaagaaatcttaaaaatgtcttaCTCGCTTCTACCGCCTACAAAAGCGTTTTtagtatattatttaaatactagCCCTAAAACAAAATGTGGACACGCCCACTCCAAAGCCCACAAATCGGGAAGTCTGTTTGAGACATAGTAGAGATCAGTTAATTAGCTTAATATGTTTATTCGCTCAATAACTATCGACTCATTCAAAATCGAGCTAATATTTTGGAAGTTATAGATTATTAAGTCCTCTGTCGCTGCTcggccgctgctctgccggtCATCGCTGCACGCtcttagcttctagtgttg
The sequence above is a segment of the Drosophila gunungcola strain Sukarami unplaced genomic scaffold, Dgunungcola_SK_2 000060F, whole genome shotgun sequence genome. Coding sequences within it:
- the LOC128264218 gene encoding N-alpha-acetyltransferase 20; translated protein: MTTLRPFTCDDLFKFNNVNFDPLTETYGLSFYTQYLAKWPEYFQLAESPSGHIMGYIMGKVEGHLDNWHGHVTALTVSPDYRRLGLAALLMSFLEDISEKKRAYFVDLFVRKSNQVAINMYTNLGYIIYRTILEYYSGDQDEDAYDMRKALSRDVNKKSVIPYTQPITMRELRRQMRNDH
- the LOC128264202 gene encoding LOW QUALITY PROTEIN: dual specificity protein phosphatase MPK-4 (The sequence of the model RefSeq protein was modified relative to this genomic sequence to represent the inferred CDS: inserted 1 base in 1 codon), yielding MEQSRPQARSSSASTGGGVGKPQDSGLLTRDDFDGGPVSIDEVDTGLFLGNLTAATHMETLRSFKITHILTLDSVPLPQHILEASFLTTKYIQIADMPREDILQHLEGCVDFISAALAQQGNVLVHCYFGVSRSSSTVIAYMMKRHNLDFLPAYEXVKSKRRFVQPNAGFVSQLKLFRRMGCKIDPSCQRYKIHRLRLAGEQMRKAKILPQSFHNVVRPDPDITRENPEPIVFRCRRCRRVLASKSHVLEHKPRDRPPSQEVVEVEPQPQPQLKAKPTKEEGPEQPSAGGPRMLEQLAERIRQSSLGSPNHEGTPNHCRSILFVEPIAWMHRIMLNTQGRLYCPKCEQKLGNFSWINACKCPCGETMTPAFYLIPSKVELSKAVQNVQTTV
- the LOC128264195 gene encoding uncharacterized protein LOC128264195 is translated as MAKKGGVQQLQADISTDEEFEKFLLRPGLLVLDIYSEWCGSCLGMVGSLRKIKLELGGDNLQLAICKAGSISSLQRFNKKSEPTWMFVTNGKAINIMFGTDVPKLVVMITRMLQSTLAKESHVSYEITELQPIELEQLEVRNKALRLAEEIELAESRRKRLEYLHSVTDCIMANLPDIGITVFGPQVNRDMFKKLSEPADPLKIQCKDRKVFPITPGDFATVNFAAENPLAPEVIELLHDKELLMCFWKVEEVLGTPPSVLRQYAHELTKETIKPPDEFNEEEITVPPIIVPLEVSVDVPEPEPTEEEQEDQSAKLLGEGEEVDTEADASPVPVPVPKPEQKKTKTIRIPPIWVPIDQRTHAALIYTYFRAQTTTFLPPDPVPEPPHIVMIFDAYKKKDLAILLDTCREDIPLYGFFSGENPLTATFLANSVDKYNAKPYVPTDKIVLKVNKVSSPTIPTLMAYGPSYVSTNSVVGHKEASQFFPANYKSALQEEEELHAVKAEKPKKRKKNKKGGDPEESGKGDAGLADAQQEADEAVKTSPEEGASTTSSGEDSCDSRPATADGTNPDGPNPQAT